From Flavipsychrobacter sp., a single genomic window includes:
- a CDS encoding N-acetylmuramoyl-L-alanine amidase, which translates to MRTIKYLVVHCTATPTDTKIESIKGYWQNILGWRNPGYHYIITYKGEIKQLHSEDKIANGVRGYNKNSIHLSYIGGVDEDGRPMDTKSKEQEIAMLKLLLNLRARYPDAIILGHNNFPDVRKACPSFSVNDWLRIV; encoded by the coding sequence ATGAGAACAATAAAATACCTAGTAGTGCATTGTACAGCAACGCCTACGGATACAAAAATAGAAAGCATAAAAGGATATTGGCAAAATATATTAGGTTGGCGTAATCCGGGATATCATTATATAATTACCTACAAAGGAGAGATAAAGCAATTGCACTCTGAAGATAAGATTGCTAATGGAGTAAGAGGGTATAACAAAAATAGCATACACCTCTCTTATATTGGTGGAGTGGATGAGGATGGGAGACCGATGGATACAAAGAGTAAGGAACAAGAAATAGCTATGTTGAAACTGCTCTTGAACTTAAGAGCCAGATATCCTGATGCGATCATATTAGGACATAATAATTTCCCCGATGTAAGGAAAGCCTGCCCGAGTTTTAGTGTCAACGATTGGTTGAGAATTGTTTGA
- a CDS encoding SRPBCC family protein, translating into MRLLNRALGANAISAFLSGAALIIYQFKIAAIFGVEKTTIFWLTGVGLVYFSATILSEIKRKRSGYILWIIAQDAIWVLASAIIVITKPFSITNEGYFLIKLFALIVLFFTVFQSVGLAQMDNVANQKFKRLSFSRVVKADKARVWSIISNVKDYHKVAPGIDNVTILSGEAQGMQRQCSHGKKRWTETCTLWEEGQQYSFEVDTKAPDYPYPLSYLKGIWIAKELSDTETEIIMHFDFIYKYKIYNVIIHPIMRCRFKNSCEQLLDNWEQQVEEGGR; encoded by the coding sequence ATGAGACTATTAAACAGAGCCTTAGGAGCCAATGCTATTTCTGCCTTTTTATCTGGAGCAGCACTTATCATATATCAATTTAAAATAGCCGCAATATTTGGTGTGGAAAAAACTACCATTTTCTGGTTAACAGGTGTTGGACTGGTCTATTTTTCAGCAACTATACTCTCTGAGATAAAAAGGAAAAGATCAGGCTATATCTTATGGATCATTGCTCAGGATGCCATATGGGTACTTGCCAGTGCTATTATAGTTATAACAAAACCTTTTAGCATAACCAACGAAGGTTACTTCCTTATAAAACTGTTTGCTTTAATTGTACTGTTCTTTACTGTTTTCCAGTCGGTAGGTTTGGCGCAAATGGATAATGTGGCCAATCAAAAATTTAAGCGCCTATCTTTTAGCAGAGTAGTAAAAGCGGATAAGGCTCGCGTATGGAGTATAATATCCAATGTGAAAGACTATCATAAAGTAGCACCAGGTATTGATAATGTGACCATACTCTCTGGAGAAGCTCAAGGTATGCAACGCCAATGTAGCCATGGCAAAAAAAGATGGACGGAAACCTGCACCCTTTGGGAAGAAGGCCAACAGTACTCTTTTGAAGTAGACACTAAAGCTCCCGATTACCCTTATCCGCTTAGCTATTTAAAAGGCATATGGATAGCTAAAGAATTATCGGACACAGAAACTGAGATCATCATGCATTTTGACTTTATCTATAAATACAAAATATACAATGTTATCATACACCCTATCATGAGATGCCGATTTAAGAACAGCTGTGAACAACTGCTAGACAATTGGGAACAACAAGTAGAAGAAGGGGGCCGTTAA